One window of the Capnocytophaga haemolytica genome contains the following:
- a CDS encoding DUF4199 domain-containing protein yields MEQNVVDIKSLILRWGLYAGLAAVGFSVLVFVAGLTYSESKAVGFIVSAINFALSILFICLAIKSFKTANEGYLSIGEALKVGVGVALLASIIGGIYQVVFVNYIDPNYAEKVMEVAMMQNPDMTDAQLELMEKIMYPSAWKIIGGSLFGGLFGGFIISLIAGAIMQHKRPMTF; encoded by the coding sequence ATGGAACAGAATGTAGTTGATATTAAGAGCCTTATACTCCGCTGGGGGTTGTATGCGGGGCTTGCTGCTGTAGGCTTCAGCGTGCTTGTGTTTGTCGCAGGGCTTACCTACAGCGAAAGTAAGGCGGTGGGCTTTATTGTCTCCGCCATTAATTTTGCTTTGAGCATATTGTTTATCTGTCTGGCTATCAAGTCTTTTAAAACTGCCAACGAGGGGTATTTATCCATTGGCGAGGCTTTGAAGGTAGGTGTAGGCGTGGCACTGCTGGCATCGATTATCGGTGGTATTTATCAAGTAGTTTTTGTGAACTACATCGACCCTAATTACGCAGAGAAAGTAATGGAAGTGGCGATGATGCAAAACCCTGATATGACCGATGCTCAGCTTGAATTGATGGAGAAGATAATGTATCCTTCAGCGTGGAAAATCATAGGCGGCAGCCTGTTTGGAGGCCTCTTTGGAGGGTTTATTATCTCGCTCATTGCGGGGGCTATAATGCAACACAAGCGCCCTATGACGTTTTAG
- the ribB gene encoding 3,4-dihydroxy-2-butanone-4-phosphate synthase: MDKIQLNTIEEAVADLKAGKVIIVVDDENRENEGDFIAAAEKVTPEMINFMITHGRGLLCAPLTEKRCAELDLPLMVQNNTVLHETPFTVSVDLKGQGCTTGISTHDRAKTIKALVDPATKPFDLGRPGHIFPLRAKEGGVLRRTGHTEAAVDLTRIAGLAPAGILVEILNEDGTMARLPQLIKVAQRFDLKIISIEDLIAYRMRKDTLIVKKEDFELQTPYGEFRLRAYEQTTNKQIHLAFTKGTWTADEPVLTRVHSSFISNEILEVLAGDKDNPLERIFKKIAEEGKGSVVVINKEGYSQNLLSRITEIKTQQAGERSPKAATDTRDIGMGAQILTDLGIRKLRLLTNNKSNSAYVGISGYGLEITEEIGY, encoded by the coding sequence ATGGATAAGATTCAATTAAATACCATTGAGGAGGCAGTTGCCGACCTCAAAGCAGGCAAGGTTATCATCGTAGTAGACGATGAGAACCGCGAAAACGAAGGCGACTTTATCGCAGCAGCAGAGAAGGTTACCCCCGAGATGATTAACTTTATGATTACCCACGGGCGTGGCTTGCTCTGTGCCCCACTTACTGAAAAGCGTTGCGCTGAACTCGATCTCCCGCTAATGGTGCAGAACAATACTGTCCTCCACGAGACGCCGTTCACCGTATCGGTAGACCTCAAAGGACAAGGCTGCACTACGGGGATCTCTACCCACGACCGCGCTAAGACCATCAAGGCTCTTGTAGATCCTGCCACCAAGCCCTTTGACTTAGGAAGACCAGGACATATCTTTCCCTTGCGTGCCAAAGAAGGAGGCGTGCTCCGCCGCACAGGGCATACTGAGGCTGCCGTAGACCTCACACGTATTGCAGGCTTAGCTCCTGCGGGCATATTGGTGGAAATCCTCAATGAAGACGGCACTATGGCACGCTTGCCACAGCTCATAAAGGTAGCGCAGCGTTTTGACCTTAAAATCATCTCTATTGAAGACCTTATCGCCTATCGTATGCGCAAGGATACGCTTATCGTCAAGAAAGAGGACTTTGAGTTGCAAACCCCTTATGGTGAGTTCCGCCTGCGTGCTTATGAGCAGACAACCAACAAGCAAATCCACCTCGCCTTTACCAAAGGCACGTGGACAGCTGACGAGCCTGTGCTCACCCGCGTACACTCTTCCTTTATCAGCAATGAGATATTGGAAGTATTGGCAGGCGATAAAGACAATCCCTTAGAGCGCATCTTTAAGAAAATAGCCGAAGAGGGCAAGGGATCCGTAGTCGTTATCAATAAAGAAGGCTACTCGCAAAACCTCCTCTCGCGCATCACTGAGATAAAAACACAACAAGCAGGCGAACGCAGTCCTAAAGCAGCAACCGACACCCGCGACATCGGTATGGGAGCACAAATACTCACCGACCTTGGTATCAGAAAACTACGCCTCTTGACCAACAACAAAAGCAACTCCGCTTACGTAGGCATCTCAGGCTATGGCTTAGAAATCACCGAAGAAATAGGGTATTAA
- a CDS encoding DUF4265 domain-containing protein, producing MEKILVRYESDVLDEVTVETLWAEATDKAKGLYKVKNIPFYGPPFSYEDEVFAEYDPDEEFLTFRKVVTPSGNTTLAVMLLEEIVEINAVISTLEHLGASVERATGSYFVANVPFEVVYTPIYTYLTEQEQAGALSFQESNLSEKHWKESNE from the coding sequence ATGGAGAAAATATTAGTACGCTATGAGAGTGATGTACTTGATGAGGTAACTGTCGAAACCCTTTGGGCAGAGGCTACTGACAAGGCAAAAGGACTTTACAAGGTGAAGAACATTCCCTTTTACGGACCGCCTTTTTCTTATGAAGATGAGGTATTTGCTGAGTACGACCCCGATGAGGAGTTTCTGACTTTTCGTAAGGTGGTAACCCCCTCAGGCAACACCACCCTTGCGGTGATGTTATTAGAAGAAATTGTAGAAATAAACGCCGTTATAAGCACCTTAGAACACTTGGGTGCAAGCGTAGAACGTGCCACAGGGAGTTATTTTGTAGCCAATGTGCCTTTTGAAGTAGTGTACACCCCTATTTATACCTACCTAACAGAGCAAGAACAGGCAGGTGCACTCAGTTTTCAGGAGAGCAACCTATCAGAAAAGCATTGGAAAGAAAGTAATGAGTAA
- a CDS encoding heparan-alpha-glucosaminide N-acetyltransferase domain-containing protein has translation MEKKKFRLDFIDVIRAFAICMMLQGHFIGGLLAERYRDDNNPFFYLWHYCTGITAPVFFTVSGFIFTFLLVKESDATKVGWRNPRVLKGIRRGLMLIGIAYLLRMSFQSVDVLHCIGLSLLLLIATYLVSYNRNKNLMPALLLGTTLLAFTFEPFYRNLTFSSLPLPIANYLTRAHGSFFPIFPWFGYVSFGGFMGYLFQRYKAHPHLYRNAIIIFFCAGAFFLWGSHFLNEQLYYLTHAKFFERMMEDFLYLRLGNVLLIFGFFALMRNVITSSLIKKIGQNTLSIYVIHCFIVYGSITAHGLIQHFGGQLSPYVVIPGAIAFIAVCVALSFLYNWAKPYVKDAIAMVLSEIKDALIELYGYLTRLFNKVVALFVRE, from the coding sequence TTGGAAAAGAAAAAATTCAGACTTGATTTTATTGATGTGATCCGCGCTTTTGCTATCTGTATGATGCTGCAAGGGCACTTTATTGGTGGCTTGCTGGCGGAGCGTTACCGCGATGATAATAACCCATTTTTCTACCTTTGGCACTATTGTACAGGTATCACGGCTCCTGTATTCTTCACAGTATCAGGCTTTATCTTTACCTTTCTGTTGGTTAAAGAAAGTGATGCTACTAAGGTAGGCTGGCGCAACCCTCGTGTGCTGAAAGGCATCAGACGCGGGCTAATGCTCATCGGGATTGCTTATCTGCTGCGTATGAGTTTCCAGAGTGTAGATGTGCTGCACTGTATTGGGCTCTCGCTGCTGCTTCTCATCGCTACATACCTCGTTTCGTACAACCGCAATAAGAACCTGATGCCTGCGCTGCTACTGGGCACGACACTGCTGGCTTTCACCTTCGAACCTTTCTATAGGAACCTGACTTTTAGCAGTCTACCACTTCCTATTGCCAATTATCTCACAAGGGCACACGGTAGTTTCTTCCCTATATTTCCATGGTTTGGCTATGTGTCGTTCGGGGGATTTATGGGGTATCTGTTTCAGCGTTATAAAGCGCATCCGCACTTGTATCGCAATGCTATTATTATCTTTTTCTGTGCAGGAGCTTTCTTTTTGTGGGGGTCACACTTCCTCAACGAACAGCTGTACTATCTCACTCACGCTAAGTTCTTTGAGCGTATGATGGAGGACTTTTTGTACTTGCGCTTAGGCAATGTGCTGCTCATCTTTGGGTTCTTTGCTTTAATGCGCAACGTGATCACCTCGTCACTTATCAAAAAGATTGGACAGAACACGCTTTCGATATACGTGATACACTGCTTTATCGTTTATGGGAGTATCACGGCACACGGGCTTATCCAGCACTTTGGGGGGCAACTCAGTCCGTATGTGGTGATACCAGGGGCGATTGCTTTTATAGCCGTGTGTGTGGCACTGTCATTCCTCTACAACTGGGCAAAGCCTTATGTAAAGGACGCTATTGCAATGGTACTTTCGGAGATAAAGGACGCTTTGATAGAGCTATATGGTTATCTAACGAGACTTTTCAATAAGGTTGTAGCTCTATTTGTTAGAGAGTAG
- a CDS encoding RHS repeat protein produces the protein MQLFKTMEEDKDLDLILPLVGNVKSIVEKSYTVKMKGGKVTKKTLYFQNIQEFNTTGKPIKKHITVVLGERTDDVISWQYNEEGALVLEERKAKNFPYKHLYKYDEQGRLIEEPWGDFQRKISYDALGNATEVYYYNKKGALEWRNVWVNDPHGNVIEEVRYTASGELIGKETAAYDAQHRKILGEEFTADGQRTERTTYKYNKLGLLTDRILIVYADDNPDEITMRMVQKCLYDDKGRLLENSFVDTANLNDEMGANYLNEYHYNEAGLMVQKRIYDIQGYLPKDQRPTRPNAREEYTYDSTGNWVKKVTYENGNITEIETREIIYY, from the coding sequence ATGCAGTTATTTAAAACAATGGAAGAGGATAAAGACCTCGACCTCATTTTGCCTTTGGTAGGCAACGTAAAAAGCATTGTAGAAAAGAGCTATACCGTGAAAATGAAAGGCGGAAAAGTCACTAAAAAAACGCTTTACTTCCAAAACATCCAAGAGTTTAACACCACGGGAAAGCCCATAAAAAAGCATATCACCGTTGTGCTGGGCGAGCGTACCGATGATGTAATCAGCTGGCAGTACAACGAGGAGGGTGCTTTGGTTTTAGAAGAGCGCAAAGCAAAGAATTTCCCCTATAAGCATCTTTACAAGTACGATGAGCAAGGGCGACTTATAGAAGAGCCTTGGGGTGATTTTCAGCGCAAAATAAGCTATGATGCGCTTGGCAATGCCACTGAGGTGTACTATTACAACAAAAAAGGCGCACTCGAATGGCGCAATGTATGGGTCAATGACCCCCACGGCAACGTGATAGAAGAAGTGCGCTACACAGCCTCTGGGGAGCTTATAGGCAAGGAGACTGCCGCCTATGACGCCCAGCACCGCAAAATCTTAGGCGAGGAATTTACCGCAGACGGGCAGCGCACGGAGCGTACAACCTACAAGTACAACAAATTAGGCTTACTCACTGATAGAATACTGATTGTCTACGCCGATGACAATCCCGACGAAATAACGATGCGTATGGTACAAAAGTGCCTCTATGACGACAAAGGAAGACTACTCGAAAACTCTTTTGTCGATACCGCAAACCTCAATGATGAAATGGGTGCAAACTACCTCAATGAGTACCATTACAACGAGGCAGGACTTATGGTGCAAAAACGCATTTATGATATACAGGGATACCTCCCAAAAGACCAACGCCCCACCCGCCCCAATGCACGCGAGGAATACACCTACGACAGCACAGGCAATTGGGTAAAGAAAGTAACCTATGAGAATGGCAACATCACAGAAATAGAGACCCGCGAGATAATATATTACTAA
- a CDS encoding right-handed parallel beta-helix repeat-containing protein, with translation MAFPRKLKQRWEVYPTLKDVLKATDNLSVSPFGKTEEGLTDFRGIQLVPPKHNPNARKLEDRFPKVEKIICKEDFKNADFSGSLWFDIKLERADGENVTLENVRFAGSKFDGYYSHWFATVIGGNFDNCVFKGFSFFDLKDCQFTNIKKSSRLDLNTGLVENCLFEGYIYKGMFYTTLKNCKIVGTLYDCRFAVTSSEEPIKYENVDATEANFVICSVWHHDFSELKTSPNTCVVKLTDAFFEAALSLAKAHPTMAEALEKEVKMWLKPHSTKPYDIVDIDNLTALKAPEELSKAYYEVVVKAKEITKA, from the coding sequence ATGGCTTTTCCAAGAAAATTAAAACAGCGTTGGGAGGTGTATCCCACCCTTAAAGATGTGCTCAAGGCAACCGACAACCTGAGCGTCTCCCCCTTTGGCAAGACCGAAGAGGGCTTAACCGATTTTAGAGGCATACAACTAGTGCCTCCTAAGCATAACCCTAACGCCCGAAAGTTAGAAGATAGGTTTCCGAAAGTAGAAAAAATCATATGCAAAGAAGACTTTAAGAATGCCGACTTCTCAGGCTCGCTGTGGTTTGACATAAAATTAGAGCGTGCAGATGGTGAGAATGTAACCTTAGAGAATGTGCGCTTTGCAGGCAGCAAGTTCGATGGCTATTATAGTCACTGGTTTGCGACGGTTATAGGCGGCAACTTTGACAATTGTGTGTTCAAGGGCTTTTCCTTCTTTGACCTTAAAGACTGCCAATTTACGAATATAAAAAAGTCCTCACGCCTCGATTTGAATACAGGGCTTGTTGAAAACTGTCTCTTTGAGGGCTATATCTACAAAGGGATGTTTTACACCACCCTAAAAAACTGTAAGATAGTAGGCACGCTTTACGATTGCCGATTCGCTGTAACCTCATCTGAGGAGCCTATCAAATATGAGAATGTAGACGCCACAGAAGCCAACTTTGTGATATGCAGCGTCTGGCACCACGATTTTAGCGAGCTGAAAACCTCACCCAATACCTGCGTGGTAAAACTCACCGATGCCTTTTTTGAGGCTGCCTTATCCTTAGCTAAAGCCCACCCTACTATGGCAGAGGCATTAGAGAAAGAAGTAAAGATGTGGCTTAAGCCCCACTCCACAAAGCCTTACGACATAGTCGATATCGACAATTTAACAGCCTTAAAAGCCCCTGAGGAGCTAAGCAAGGCGTATTACGAGGTGGTAGTAAAGGCGAAAGAGATTACTAAAGCATAA
- the recN gene encoding DNA repair protein RecN — MLTALSIKNFALIDDLKVDFPEGFIIITGETGSGKSIMLDALSLVLGKRADLSVLRNTEEKCIIEAEFSLSKYDFKPLFDDLELDYDANTIIRREILPSGKSRAFINDVPATLDIVSQLGQMLVDIHSQHQTLSLSELDFQFAIIDAMADNKPLREEYATYYKALRKAQKRLQELVDFQQNASKEYDYNLHLLKELKRAELEEGMLEELEESYEEAANAEDIKERVAESIYLLDDEEIGILNQLRELKRAFAALADYKRQYRELLERIESAFVELDDIQSEIASIDDRIESDPEALAELSNQLNLIYSLQKKHKVATVEELIRIQNDLEQAVSQTENIDADLEEQEKAVAEAKQLTTEKANAIHESRTKILPELDRKLTTFMHDLGMPNGRFAIELTPTDEFFSNGTDALSFLFSANKGGNFGQLKKVASGGELSRIMLAVKAIMAEHTALPTIMFDEIDTGVSGEISQKMGDIMKAMSISRQVFAITHLPQIAAKGNYHFKVYKEDVEGKTTTRLKLLTDEERIAELSEMLEGKNSGASARNHAIELLKKG; from the coding sequence ATGCTTACGGCACTTTCTATAAAAAACTTCGCCCTTATTGACGACCTCAAAGTCGATTTTCCAGAGGGCTTTATCATCATCACAGGCGAAACAGGTTCGGGTAAGTCCATTATGCTCGATGCGCTCTCTTTGGTACTCGGTAAGCGCGCCGACCTCTCCGTTTTACGCAATACAGAGGAGAAATGCATTATCGAAGCCGAATTTTCACTCAGTAAGTACGACTTTAAGCCGCTTTTTGATGACTTAGAACTCGATTACGATGCCAATACCATCATACGCCGCGAGATACTCCCCTCAGGCAAATCACGCGCCTTCATCAACGACGTACCAGCAACCTTAGACATCGTTTCCCAACTCGGGCAAATGCTCGTGGATATCCATTCGCAGCACCAGACCCTCTCGCTATCCGAACTCGACTTCCAGTTTGCCATCATCGATGCAATGGCGGATAACAAGCCGCTGCGCGAGGAGTATGCCACGTATTACAAGGCATTGCGCAAGGCTCAAAAGCGACTGCAAGAGCTCGTAGATTTTCAGCAAAACGCCAGTAAGGAATACGACTACAACCTCCACCTGCTCAAAGAACTCAAGCGTGCTGAATTAGAGGAAGGAATGTTGGAAGAGTTGGAAGAGAGCTACGAGGAAGCCGCTAATGCTGAGGATATTAAGGAGCGAGTAGCCGAAAGTATCTACCTATTAGACGATGAGGAGATAGGCATTCTCAATCAGCTGCGCGAACTCAAACGCGCCTTTGCCGCTTTGGCAGACTACAAGCGGCAGTACCGCGAACTGTTAGAACGCATTGAGTCAGCTTTTGTAGAGTTAGACGACATACAGAGCGAAATCGCCTCCATAGATGACCGTATAGAAAGTGATCCCGAAGCCTTGGCAGAGCTCTCCAATCAGTTGAACCTCATTTACAGCCTTCAAAAGAAGCACAAAGTGGCTACCGTTGAGGAGCTTATCCGCATCCAAAACGATTTAGAGCAAGCCGTATCGCAAACCGAGAACATTGATGCCGACCTCGAAGAGCAAGAAAAAGCAGTTGCCGAGGCAAAGCAACTCACCACCGAAAAAGCCAACGCTATACACGAGAGCCGCACCAAAATATTGCCCGAGTTAGACCGCAAGCTCACCACCTTTATGCACGACTTGGGTATGCCCAACGGACGCTTTGCCATTGAGCTTACCCCCACCGATGAGTTCTTTAGCAACGGCACTGATGCGCTGAGTTTCTTGTTCTCAGCCAATAAAGGGGGCAACTTCGGTCAGCTCAAGAAAGTAGCCTCAGGCGGGGAACTCTCGCGTATTATGCTCGCCGTCAAAGCGATAATGGCAGAGCACACTGCGCTACCTACCATTATGTTCGATGAGATTGATACAGGCGTATCGGGGGAAATATCGCAGAAGATGGGCGATATTATGAAGGCGATGAGCATAAGTCGTCAGGTATTTGCCATTACACACCTACCGCAGATTGCCGCCAAAGGCAACT
- a CDS encoding DUF4835 family protein translates to MKKYLYIAIALLMSYNAHAQELQAVVTVNTQQVNLSNRSAFKTLEKALAEFINQTRWTTLKVQDNERIRCNFTLVINKFEGTHYDATLLVQASRPVYNTAYQSPTVNLQDKEVSFDYQEYTPLAFNESAFESNLTSVIAYYAYLIIGYDAASFAEMGGEPYFEKAKNVVTQAQSSSYSGWRDDGKANRWQLTNELLSENYRNYHKAWYTYHRLGLDTMSTNEKAAKGVIQSAVVSLEQIPSLRLTSYAMNLFFNAKTDELVSLFSGGAIFDSKPLKEALMKLAPNQVTKWNEIK, encoded by the coding sequence ATGAAAAAATATCTATACATAGCCATTGCGCTTCTTATGAGCTATAACGCTCACGCTCAGGAGCTTCAGGCGGTCGTTACCGTCAATACACAACAGGTAAACCTCAGCAACCGCTCCGCGTTTAAGACACTCGAGAAGGCACTTGCGGAGTTTATCAATCAAACCCGTTGGACAACCCTCAAGGTGCAGGATAACGAGCGTATCCGTTGTAACTTTACGCTGGTTATCAACAAATTTGAGGGTACACACTACGATGCTACACTACTCGTGCAAGCCTCGCGCCCTGTGTATAACACCGCCTATCAGTCGCCTACTGTAAACCTCCAAGATAAGGAGGTGAGCTTTGATTATCAGGAGTATACCCCGTTAGCATTCAATGAAAGTGCCTTCGAGAGCAACCTCACTTCGGTCATCGCCTATTACGCCTACCTCATCATCGGCTACGACGCAGCTTCCTTTGCTGAGATGGGCGGCGAGCCTTATTTTGAGAAAGCCAAAAACGTAGTTACGCAGGCACAAAGCAGCTCATACAGTGGCTGGCGCGATGACGGCAAAGCCAACCGTTGGCAACTCACCAACGAATTGTTATCCGAGAACTACCGCAACTACCACAAGGCTTGGTACACCTATCACCGCTTAGGACTCGATACAATGAGCACCAATGAGAAAGCCGCTAAGGGCGTGATACAGAGTGCAGTAGTATCACTCGAACAAATCCCAAGTCTGCGATTGACTTCCTACGCGATGAACCTCTTCTTCAACGCCAAAACCGATGAGCTGGTATCGCTCTTCTCAGGTGGTGCTATTTTCGATAGCAAGCCGCTCAAAGAAGCCCTGATGAAGCTCGCCCCCAACCAAGTTACCAAGTGGAACGAAATTAAATAA
- a CDS encoding DKNYY domain-containing protein codes for MKIAQCIIAVLLSGAPLSGCQWWGNNGQKVDTEVLDMSASEVDTLRIGEIDNSLEIPDCLPLRDMYLVNGNTVYGQFDNKRYVLHVDAATFKIDYTNFDYEPLGVFAYDKNGVYFCGRLVTRNSRGFKLLGAKSGAYLWRAGGKVYKDREVVAVSDPDTFEPVGGCVECAIYFKDKDYLYYFDKRIEGSQPAAVPDYNWYLPCDGQYFYEGESVLEYEGEAVKPLSQTVGVTSKYGLFINHTDAICERLPAYIDLPTLKPLGNAYIMDKNGVYYLSELVDLKGNLRVPIAVRDSASIRAFGLGEEAYITDGKRVYYQRNTPVKGVDAQTFVSIEDSGYCYDKNGVYVWSYKKVNEDEYKDKWDKIPFDYHKPVKAKDLHYKQREWIAYGNEILYGFYGKPTFGKLTAAEMKAFLEGRLSLKDDDGKLIATANTEDSSPSEIVVTNFYKIANGYMYCNDYRLMESEDFEVVASYGDDYDHCPKGTIKNLDVVKNKEGYWLIHASWNKMPTYRYIGKEWKPKER; via the coding sequence ATGAAAATAGCACAATGTATAATAGCGGTTTTGCTCTCAGGTGCGCCACTCTCAGGCTGTCAGTGGTGGGGCAATAATGGGCAAAAGGTGGATACCGAAGTTCTTGATATGTCTGCAAGTGAGGTAGATACACTTCGGATTGGGGAAATTGACAACAGTTTGGAAATTCCTGATTGTTTGCCGCTGAGGGATATGTATTTGGTCAATGGCAATACGGTCTACGGGCAATTTGACAATAAGCGATATGTGCTGCACGTTGATGCGGCGACTTTTAAGATTGATTATACGAACTTTGACTACGAACCCCTTGGGGTTTTTGCGTATGACAAGAATGGGGTGTACTTTTGTGGGCGGCTCGTTACGCGCAATTCGCGTGGGTTTAAGCTCTTAGGGGCTAAATCGGGTGCCTATCTGTGGCGTGCTGGCGGAAAGGTGTATAAAGACCGAGAGGTAGTTGCGGTATCTGACCCTGATACTTTCGAGCCTGTGGGAGGTTGTGTGGAGTGCGCGATATACTTTAAGGATAAGGATTATCTCTACTATTTTGATAAGAGGATAGAAGGCTCTCAGCCGGCGGCTGTCCCTGACTACAATTGGTATCTGCCTTGTGATGGGCAGTATTTTTATGAGGGGGAGAGTGTGCTTGAATACGAAGGTGAAGCGGTAAAACCCCTGAGCCAAACGGTGGGGGTTACCTCAAAATACGGGCTGTTTATCAACCATACAGATGCGATATGTGAGCGGTTGCCCGCTTATATTGATCTGCCTACGCTTAAACCCTTAGGCAATGCTTATATAATGGACAAAAATGGAGTGTACTACCTCAGTGAACTCGTTGATTTGAAAGGGAACTTACGGGTGCCTATTGCGGTGAGAGATAGTGCCTCCATTAGGGCTTTTGGTTTGGGTGAGGAGGCTTATATCACCGATGGCAAGCGGGTGTACTACCAGCGCAACACGCCTGTGAAGGGGGTAGATGCTCAAACGTTTGTGTCTATTGAGGACTCAGGCTATTGCTATGATAAAAATGGGGTGTATGTGTGGAGCTATAAGAAAGTTAATGAAGACGAATATAAGGATAAATGGGATAAGATACCTTTTGACTATCACAAGCCCGTGAAGGCGAAAGATTTGCATTATAAGCAACGTGAGTGGATTGCTTATGGCAATGAGATTCTCTATGGTTTTTATGGAAAGCCTACTTTCGGCAAGCTCACTGCCGCTGAGATGAAGGCATTCTTAGAAGGGCGTTTGTCATTGAAAGATGATGATGGTAAGCTCATAGCAACTGCGAACACTGAGGATAGTTCCCCCTCAGAAATAGTAGTTACTAATTTCTATAAGATAGCTAATGGCTATATGTATTGTAACGATTATCGCCTTATGGAGAGTGAGGACTTTGAGGTAGTGGCGTCTTACGGTGATGATTACGATCACTGCCCTAAGGGAACTATTAAAAATTTAGATGTCGTCAAGAATAAAGAGGGCTATTGGCTTATACACGCTTCGTGGAATAAGATGCCTACGTATCGCTATATAGGGAAGGAATGGAAGCCTAAAGAACGATAA
- a CDS encoding helicase HerA-like domain-containing protein, translated as MNKTDQLKETITAGYTFKGDYITLGAALYEGQPLTGTLVNLPLKTLNRHGLIAGATGTGKTKTLQVIAENLSKNGVPVLLMDLKGDLSGIAEAGTVQPFITERSAKIGIDFVPQAFPTELLTLSGENGVQLRATVSEFGAVLLARILDLSDVQQGVLAVIFKYCDDKNYPLLDLKDLKKILQYATEEDKDEFEKEYGAVAKSSTSAILRKIVELENQGAERFFGERSFEPADLMRTNSKGEGYVNIIRLTDIQDRPKLFSTFMLSLLAEIYTTFPETGDLPKPKLMIFIDEAHLIFNEASKTLLNQLENIVKLIRSKGVGLVFCTQNPTDIPDAVLSQLGMKVQHALRAFTAKDRKAIKLTAENYPTSDFYKTDEVLMSLGTGEALVTVLNEKGIPTPLVATMMRAPMSRMDVLSEAEIGSLVAGSELVRKYAEVIDRESAYEILNKKIAEANSQKTEGSSEKPEVRNQQRETSNNKKKSSTGSAIVKALTSATFIRGVLGILNKFIKK; from the coding sequence ATGAATAAAACAGATCAATTGAAAGAAACGATTACGGCAGGCTATACCTTTAAGGGCGACTATATCACCCTTGGAGCGGCATTGTACGAAGGTCAGCCACTGACTGGTACATTGGTAAACTTGCCACTGAAGACCCTTAACCGCCACGGACTGATCGCAGGGGCTACGGGTACGGGGAAGACTAAGACACTGCAAGTAATTGCGGAGAACCTTTCCAAGAACGGCGTGCCTGTGCTGCTGATGGACCTCAAAGGCGACCTGAGTGGGATTGCTGAGGCGGGCACGGTGCAGCCTTTTATCACAGAACGAAGTGCTAAGATAGGCATTGACTTTGTACCACAAGCATTCCCTACAGAGCTGCTGACCCTCTCAGGCGAGAACGGCGTACAACTGCGCGCCACCGTCTCGGAGTTTGGTGCGGTGCTGCTTGCTCGTATTTTAGACCTGAGCGATGTGCAACAGGGTGTGCTGGCGGTCATCTTCAAGTACTGCGATGATAAGAATTATCCCCTACTCGACCTGAAAGACCTCAAGAAGATATTGCAATATGCCACCGAAGAAGATAAAGATGAGTTTGAAAAAGAGTATGGTGCCGTAGCGAAGTCATCGACCAGTGCCATTCTTCGCAAGATTGTAGAACTCGAAAACCAAGGCGCAGAGCGATTCTTTGGTGAACGTAGCTTCGAGCCTGCGGACTTGATGCGCACCAATAGCAAGGGCGAAGGCTATGTGAACATCATCCGTCTGACCGACATTCAGGATCGCCCTAAGCTTTTCTCAACCTTTATGCTGAGTCTCTTGGCTGAGATATACACTACCTTCCCCGAAACAGGCGACTTGCCTAAGCCTAAGTTGATGATCTTCATTGATGAGGCACACCTGATATTCAACGAGGCATCAAAGACGCTGCTCAATCAGTTGGAGAACATTGTAAAGCTGATCCGCTCCAAAGGCGTGGGCTTGGTATTCTGCACCCAAAACCCTACCGACATACCTGATGCGGTGCTCTCACAGCTCGGTATGAAGGTGCAACACGCATTGCGCGCTTTTACAGCTAAGGACAGGAAGGCTATCAAACTCACCGCCGAGAACTACCCCACTTCCGACTTCTACAAGACGGATGAGGTGCTGATGTCGCTCGGTACGGGAGAGGCTTTAGTGACAGTGCTGAACGAAAAGGGTATCCCTACCCCACTGGTAGCCACAATGATGCGTGCACCGATGAGCCGTATGGATGTGCTCAGCGAGGCGGAAATTGGTAGCCTTGTAGCGGGTTCGGAATTGGTACGTAAATACGCTGAGGTAATAGACCGTGAGAGTGCTTATGAGATACTCAATAAGAAGATCGCAGAGGCTAATAGTCAGAAGACAGAGGGCAGTAGTGAGAAACCAGAAGTCAGAAACCAGCAGCGAGAGACCAGTAACAACAAAAAGAAGAGCAGTACGGGCAGTGCGATCGTAAAAGCCCTCACGAGTGCTACGTTTATTAGAGGGGTATTAGGAATCTTAAACAAGTTTATCAAGAAATGA